A single region of the Candidatus Eisenbacteria bacterium genome encodes:
- the recN gene encoding DNA repair protein RecN, whose amino-acid sequence MLAWLSIQGLALVESVELELDPGLNVLTGETGAGKSLVLGSIGLLLGERADGTWLRTGERRGWVEAVLDLSARPDLIEALRERDVEPEDGRVVLRREIQADGKGRALVNGRAVLLAQLRAIGEILVDLHGQHEHQLLLRPEHQADFFDSWAGLLTERQALEASRTELLAERRALRERREQWERDRAEENALREDLEELRGARLEDGDEEGLKRERERLQHRDRLLRGYGEAREGIASEERGALELLRRAGRSLKAAAALDPSAGTLLEEMERCQESLRALEDRLEIEEARLLEEPLDLEALEERLARLSRLKRKHRTDFPGLVALRESLAERVRGLDPSGSDLGRAEREHEDRLQAYERRLDAFLEHRTDRFAAFEREVGSRLSRLHLGASSLRLRAAESERARAAVDPAAIPTLEFAFQPNPGENERPLRRIASGGELSRIMLAIKSLMAERDQVAVLVFDEVDQGIGGAVGEEVGKLLRTLGAKRQVLCITHLPLIAAYGSRHFEVRKSARGGRTSVTVRPIHDDEREREVARLLAGDRASETTRRQARELLEAAHAEPAEAVASRRGSGRSQGRRAAARGA is encoded by the coding sequence GTGCTCGCCTGGCTCTCCATCCAGGGACTCGCGCTCGTCGAGTCGGTGGAGCTGGAGCTCGATCCGGGTCTCAACGTCCTGACCGGCGAGACCGGGGCGGGGAAGTCGCTCGTCCTCGGCTCGATCGGGCTCCTCCTCGGCGAGCGCGCCGACGGCACGTGGCTCCGGACGGGCGAGCGCCGCGGATGGGTCGAGGCCGTGCTGGATCTGAGCGCGCGACCCGACCTGATCGAGGCGCTCCGGGAGCGGGACGTGGAGCCCGAGGACGGGCGCGTCGTCCTCCGCCGCGAGATCCAGGCCGACGGGAAGGGGCGCGCGCTCGTGAATGGCCGCGCGGTGCTCCTCGCACAGCTTCGCGCGATCGGAGAGATCCTCGTCGACCTGCACGGACAGCACGAACACCAGCTCCTCCTACGCCCGGAGCACCAAGCGGATTTCTTCGATTCGTGGGCCGGCCTCTTGACCGAGCGGCAGGCGCTCGAGGCCTCGCGCACGGAGCTCCTCGCGGAACGGCGCGCCCTTCGCGAACGCCGCGAGCAGTGGGAGCGGGATCGCGCGGAGGAGAACGCTCTTCGCGAGGACCTGGAGGAGCTCCGCGGCGCGCGCCTCGAGGATGGGGACGAGGAGGGACTGAAGCGCGAGCGCGAGCGACTCCAGCATCGCGACCGGCTCCTGCGCGGGTACGGCGAGGCGCGCGAGGGCATCGCGTCGGAGGAGCGCGGCGCCCTCGAGCTCCTGCGCCGCGCCGGTCGCTCGCTCAAGGCGGCGGCCGCCCTGGACCCTTCCGCGGGAACGCTCCTCGAGGAGATGGAGCGCTGCCAGGAGTCGCTTCGCGCGCTCGAGGATCGCCTCGAGATCGAGGAAGCACGACTCCTCGAGGAACCGCTCGACCTGGAAGCGCTGGAGGAGCGACTCGCGCGCCTGTCGCGTTTGAAGCGCAAGCACCGGACCGATTTCCCGGGCCTCGTCGCTCTGCGCGAATCGCTTGCGGAGCGGGTCCGCGGCCTCGACCCGTCGGGGTCGGACCTCGGCCGCGCCGAACGGGAGCACGAGGACCGGCTCCAGGCCTACGAGCGGCGGCTCGACGCGTTCCTGGAGCACCGCACCGACCGCTTTGCCGCGTTCGAGCGCGAGGTCGGATCGAGGCTCTCGCGGCTCCATCTCGGCGCGTCCTCGCTGCGCCTTCGCGCCGCGGAGTCGGAGCGCGCCCGGGCCGCCGTTGACCCTGCCGCGATCCCGACCCTAGAATTCGCGTTCCAGCCGAACCCGGGCGAGAACGAACGCCCGCTCCGCCGCATCGCCTCCGGCGGAGAGCTTTCGAGGATCATGCTCGCGATCAAATCGCTCATGGCGGAGCGGGACCAGGTCGCGGTCCTCGTCTTCGACGAGGTCGACCAGGGGATCGGAGGCGCCGTGGGAGAGGAGGTCGGGAAGCTCTTGCGCACGCTCGGGGCGAAGCGGCAGGTCCTCTGCATCACGCATCTCCCGCTCATCGCGGCGTACGGATCCCGGCACTTCGAGGTCCGCAAGTCCGCGCGGGGCGGCCGCACCTCCGTCACCGTGCGCCCGATCCACGACGACGAGCGCGAGCGGGAGGTCGCGAGGCT